The sequence ttgctttatcttgaccaggtcgtagttttaaatgagatcttgttctcaactagcctacctggttaaataaaggtataattaaaaacaaaaaacaaaaactagCCTACTGATCTGACGGCACTTGTTATGTTAACAAtatcactgaaaatatcaaaaaagcatcttcaacagaggggatcaagctgattctataccattttacagaggccagttcatgaaggaaggcttgctcatgaaagttttttagcaagcgtctatgacaaatcaggacaggtcgtttcacagagcagccattacgaaaacggtgatcactaaggtcattacagaaaacaccagactgatacctatcaggattatttgtgagggtgacatcaaggagagtagccttttctgggtgtttggagtcataccttgtggtaTTGCTGATAATCTGAGATAATCCTCCCACCAGCCTGCTCTGGTGCGGtgtgcattttggaacattctgaATAGGCCTACCACCGTGTGCACATTAATGCacttaaaatgtgaagaaatactCGTTTTTCAACATTTGGATCttaacattctgatctgttccatcagccttatGAATTGATACAgcatatacctccactatactactTTGATACACATCAGTGGGGGTTAAGAATGAGTACACGAAATGTCCATTGAAAACAAAGTGGTACACCTGCGTATATCCTCCATTACAACCACTAACTGTACGATTTGAGAAGAGCGCTTCTCCCTCACTGCTTTGCCTTTTCACATCACCTTCCGTAGACCGGTGCACTGCGGTTCAGGTTAGTAGAACTCCCTCATAGGCTGCATTACCAAGgcatcccaattctgatattttttttcactaattagtcttttgactaagatctgatgtgaaaagatctgatgtgattgctcAAAACATTAATAATTGGAAAAAAGATTAGAATTGGGCTCCCTGTGTAACACAGCAATAGGTCAGTTTCTACAGCTAAAGTGAGGCAACGCaacaaccaatggttgcgtgccacaacatcaactgtgtcatcctctgacatatgatgtggttagctgatacttaAAATACCTATCAAGGCGATGTAAGATCTGGCAGACTTCAGCAACATCTAAGCTTTGGAAAGTGGCTGAAGTCTGTTTGGACGCAATCACAATTGCTGGCAAAACGGCTGACCTGATTGgtgaaaagaccaattagtgggaacAAGATCAGAATTTGGCAGCTACAGACGACTGAACATGTATGAAATGTAATATGCGTTCATCAATTGTCtgtttttttgtaagttgttgaactGAATTTGGTCTCTTTCTTTTGTCGTCCAATTCTCCCTCTGTTGTTCACCATACGGCAACAGATGACTGCACCTAATCGCATTTGGGAAATTGAACCAATGGAAATGAAGttcattggctgacagctgtacaTAATTAGCCAGccagggtagaagggtctgggaTTCCTTTATGAGGTGCAACCAAAACAGCTGTTAGAAATAGCATCCGGGATATTCTGGCAGGCTGTCGAGAATTAGTTCTTGAATACTGTTGTGGTTTTGATCACTAAAATGCCTGTGACTTTTGGACTCTCTTTGAGGTTAGTTTTTCAATGCGTTCATCTGGTTGGTTTACCATGTCTTAAAGTGTTCACTGGTTATTTATGTTTAACTGTCTgactgttttgtagtgtttcTTGGATTTGTTGCCTGCTAATTGGAGGGATAACTTGTTTTACACTTAAAGGTGCGTTTTGCTTTACATTAATTCAGGTCAAATCACAGGTCTAGTTCCGATCCAAATGAAGGCTGGCATTTTACCACAATGTTTTCTTTGTTTCCTAGGTAATGCTCATGGGCATCCTACCTACACTGGACCTGAACCAACTGGATCCTATGCCCAAGCAagtgtggtgtctggtccaaATGCTAAAGCTACTGGCCAAAATGCCACGTCAGcagaagctactggccacaatgccacgtcagcagaagctactggccacaatgccatGTCAAGTGTCAAGtccggccccggcgcctcagcagaagcaacaggccccggcgcctcagcagaagcaacaggccccggcgcctcagcagaagcaacaggccccggcgcctcagcagaagcaacaggccccggcgcctcagcagaagcaacaggccccggcgcctcagcagtagcgtccggccccggcgcctcagcagtagcgacaggccccggcgcctcagcagaagcgacaggccccggcgcctcagcagaagcgacaggccccggcgcctcagcagaagcgacagGCCCCCGCGCCTCGTCAGcagaagctactggccacaatgtcacgtcagcagaagctactggccacaatgccacgtcagcagaagctactggccacaatgccatGTCAAGTGTAAAGtccggccccggcgcctcagtagaagcaacaggccccggcgcctcagcggTAGCGtccggccccggcgcctcagcggaagcaacaggccccggcgcctcagcggaagcaacaggccccggcgcctcagctgaagcaacaggcccccggcgcctcagcagaagcaacaggccccggcgcctcagcagaagcaacaggccccggcgcctcagcagaagcaacaggccccggcgcctcagcagaagcggcaggccccggcgcctcagcagaagcgacaaGCCTTGAACAGACGGCCCGACCTCTCAACTAGGGAGATCATAATTTGGTTTGGCCAACTCTTTAATCGTCTTATCCCTGTTACCTTTACCCTTTTCTGCAAGAGGCACAGTAACTGAGGTGGGGAAATGTGTGAACTAATGCGCTTGTTTGAAATGAGGATCTCCTTCACTTGTACATCGTCATGCAAATTGTATACAGAGGTGGATGATACAATGTTATGAATCGTTTTTATAAACCTACGACTAAATTGACTTCTGATGTAGCGATATTGCAGACACACTTTTAGGTTCTACGGTTATGCTTTTGATTTAGCCTGGTGTTCCTGCAACTCTTGCATGATTTGCTCAATAAACCATTTGACTTTCAAAAAACCTTGTCCTTAAAATATAATCTCTTCTGCCTACCATGTGCTTGCTGTTTGGTAACAGACTGTGGGCCTGGAGTAAAAGGGAATTTGCGTTTTTGTTATACACTTGTCTAAACAGATTTGTTTCTGCTAGTTTGTTCTAAAGTTTTCTAACTTGTCAGAGCTCCCTCATATGTTCATACACTACCTGTCCCTTAGTGTAGGCTGTTTGCTTTACAGTAATCTGCCTTTTTCCACCAATGCCTAAAGAATGTGAATGCAGTGTAACTCATCGTCCCATTACCTGTCACTAACCTGTCCCAGGGACGCTGAAGTTTCTCCTTGACCTTATTCAGAAACATTAAATCAACTTGACACATTCTGACTGTTCTACAATGTTGGTCTGGCCAGACACATGGATGCAATCATATGCGTGCATTTATTTCAGCTGTGAAAAGTACTCGAAGTCGTTCAGACATTCCTTATGTCAACTCTCAATGTGGTCTTCTGCACAATCCATTTCTACACTACCACAATGAGGTTGCACTCGCAGAAGCCCCTGACAGGAACTTCAATAGATTTTATAAAGGTGCTCTTAAGCTCTCACTTTGTACAACATTATCTAGAGacataaatatgaatttgttcttaagccTGGCTGGTGacttgctttttttttttttttccaacaatttcaAGAAACACTTAGCGTTCTGACATTTTAGGACTGTCAAGCAACTAACCTCAGGGGAAAAAAACATCCTCACTGTCAGCTTtgtaattttcagcaaacttgatggacaaaaatgtgtatgaacataagattcaacaacaaactgaacaagttccacaaacatgtgactaacaatggaataatgtgtcccggaacaaagggggggtcaaaagtaacagtatctgTTGTGGACACCAGATGTATTaagaactgcagtgcatctcatggactgcaccagatttgccagttcttgctgtgagatattaCCCCACTCGTCcagcaaggcacctgcaagttcccagacatttctggggggaatggtcctcaccctccgatccaacaggtcctagacgtgctcaatgggattgagttcCGACCTCTTTGCTggcaatggcagaacactgacattcctgtcttgcaggaaatcacgcatagaacgagcagtatggatggtggcattgtcatgctggagggtcatgtcaggatgagtctgcaggaagggaaccacatgagggaggaggatgtcttccctgtaacgcacagcgttgagattgcctgcatgaCAACAAGCtccgtccgatgatgctgtgacacaccgccccagaccatgacggaccctccacctccaaatggaTCCCACTCCAGAGTTCAGGCCTCGTGTAACGCtcaaacgtgaatccgaccatcacccccggtgagacaaaaccgcaccTCGTCAATgtagaacactttttgccagtcctgtctagaccagcgacggtgggtttgtgcccataggcgacgttgttgcctgtgatgtctggtgaggacctgccttactacaacaggcctacaagccctcagtccagcctctgtcagcctattgcggacagcctgagcactgatggagggattgtgctttcctggtgcagctcgggcagttgttgccttcctgtacctgtcctgcaggtgtgatgtccgCATgttccgatcctgtgcaggtgttgtcacacgtggtctgccactccg is a genomic window of Oncorhynchus kisutch isolate 150728-3 linkage group LG21, Okis_V2, whole genome shotgun sequence containing:
- the LOC116356151 gene encoding mucin-13-like, with amino-acid sequence MPVTFGLSLSVSWICCLLIGGITCFTLKGNAHGHPTYTGPEPTGSYAQASVVSGPNAKATGQNATSAEATGHNATSAEATGHNAMSSVKSGPGASAEATGPGASAEATGPGASAEATGPGASAEATGPGASAEATGPGASAVASGPGASAVATGPGASAEATGPGASAEATGPGASAEATGPRASSAEATGHNVTSAEATGHNATSAEATGHNAMSSVKSGPGASVEATGPGASAVASGPGASAEATGPGASAEATGPGASAEATGPRRLSRSNRPRRLSRSNRPRRLSRSNRPRRLSRSGRPRRLSRSDKP